The Pleuronectes platessa chromosome 24, fPlePla1.1, whole genome shotgun sequence nucleotide sequence TTGTTGTTTGCTTACTATGGTCACCCCACAGCCAGTGTCTATTTCAAACATTACCTCTTTCCCATTTATTTTCACCGGGCGCGTGATGGGAGCCACCTTGGCTAATTCTTGTGACACACTGAAGATGGTGTGAGTGCTACTCTCCTCTGTGTCACTTTCTCCTTCACCTTCTCTTAACAAATGTGTACGCCGCTCTCTGCTAAAACCTCTGCCTTCACCTCTCTGCCCTTTGTACATGGCTCTATATGCATTAGACGCTGCTGCCTTAGATCTGCAGGCCATTCTAATATGTCCCCTCTTACCACAGTTGTAGCAGAGCGCTGTAGCAAATTTACACTCATCCGCTGTGTGCTGTCCTTTACAGCGGTAACAACTGGGGAATTTAAGTTGTGCATTTTCTGAAAACATCTGGTGGACAGTTGTTTGAGATTTCATCCCACATTCATTTTGAGCCGTGTCCTCTGTTAATTGGCCTTGCATCTCTTTCACGTCCTTTGACGCTGATTCCATAGCCAAACACACCTTCAGGGCCCTGTCAAACGTCAAGCCCACTTCCGACAATAGTCTCCGTTGCATTCTATTGTCGTTAACTCCGCACACCAATCTGTCTCTCAGCATTTGTGGCAGTGAATCTTCGTATACACAATGTTGGGCCAATCTTCTCAATACCGCCACATATTCCGCTATAGACTCACTGCTCTTCCGTATGCGTGAGTTAAACTTAAATCGTTGCACGATCTCACTCGGTGTCGGGTCGTAATGAGTCTTCAGAATAGTCGTGAGCTGATCATATGTTTTCTCCTTGGGTGCCTGTGGGCTAACTAAACTTCTCAATAAACTATAAGTAGCTGCCCCAACTCCACTTAGCAACAcagctctctttttctctgcatcCTCAATATCATTAGCTTCGAAGAACATCTCTAACATCTCTGCATACTCTTCCCATGACTGTGACGCAACATCGAAAGGAGCTACCGTTCCGATCACCGACATCCTCGTCCGTCTTTGTGGTTTGTACTCCTCGTCTGACTCCACCGACCAGTCTGCCACACTTGCAGTCTTCTTTGTGTCCCGTTTGAATTCTTGCTTTGATCCTCGTCGCCAATTGTATTATCCTCAAAACCACACGATGGTTTGCTTAAACGTTTGCTTATTATCCACTGCACACCGACATAGCATAGCCACAGGCATCACTTCTTCTCTGGTATTGTTTCTCTAACCCCGGGTCTTATCCCCTTCACCCCAGCGTTACCTCCCCCTAATGGAGGAGTGCAGGTAGGCTTTTCTCTGAACTTACAACAGTAGGGAGGGTGGCACACAGTAAGTGGGACACCGGCTTCTCTATATACCCCTCTAGATTACAATTGGAATCAGGTGTGGGTCTGACTGACCCCACAGTGCAGCACCCCAGCGCCCTCCCTGGGGGTCTAATTGCCCCCCCAGAAGAATCGAGAATGACAATCCATTTGTCTCAACTACACCCAGGAGAATTGGATAGTGACAATCCTTGGGTTACCTGACCTGCCAGGGGCTagcgctcactcactcactcactcacacccaAGAACAACATGAGGGTTAATAATTATTTGTCGTTTTATCGATTTATTGCCTTGTTATTTATTAACAAGGCAAGTAAAAATGAAACCAGGATTAATCTTTACAGATGACGTGGTTTTATATGATTAAAGTAAAGATTAAACAAATCCGTATATGACTACAGTAAGATACCGGAGGTGAAGAGGTGTGTCAGGGTTAGTTATTGAAGAAGCTTTTTATGATTCTATTGTTCAGCTGATCAACAAGATGGACGTCTGGTTCTTGCTCTGCTTCATTCTGGGTAAGAAACAAATACTTTTATAATTACTCTCACATAATTGCAGTTAAAGATAACTTACATTAAAGTGTTGGAGCTCTGTAGTTTCGTAAATGGATAATcatctattacattttatttatgtgtctcCTCATCACAGCTTCTACGACTGAAGCGCAGTTCATATCACCACCAGAAACTCTGACTACTgcaaatactactactactgctccctctactgctaatactggaaatattactactactcccccTACTGCtaattctactactactactccctcaactgctaatactactactgatccatctactgctaatactggaaatattactactactccctctactgctaatatTGGAAATAtaactactactccctctactgctaattctactactactactgatccatctactgctaatactgaaaatattactactactccctctactgctaatactactactgatcccgctactgctaatactgaaaatactactactactccctctactcctactgctaatactactccctctactgctaatactggaaatataactactactccctcaactgctAAAACTACTTCTACTCCCTCTATTGCTaaaactactactactccctctactgctaatactactactgatcctgctactgctaatactgaaaatactactactactccctctactcctactgctaatactactccctctactgctaatactggaaatataactactactccctcaactgctaaaactactactactccctctattgctaaaactactactactccctctactgctaatactactccctctactgctaatactggaAATATAACTAGTACTCCCTCAACTGCTAAAACTACTTCTACTCCCTCTATTGCTaaaactactactactccctctactgctaaaactactactactccctcaactgctaatactggaaatattactactactccctcaactgctAAAACTACTACTACTCTCTCTACTGCCAATACTGGAAATATTACAACCACAACTACTACTATAAGTACTAGCGCCAGTACTGCGTCCTCAACTACCACTAAGAGTACTATTTCCAGTACTgcatcctctgctgctcctacaACTACTACTTTGAGTACTAGCTCCAGTACTGCGTCCTCTGCTGCTCCCACACGTCCTCCTCCTGTGGAGTGTCTTAACGGAGGGCTGCTATTGGACGGAGTTTGTCTCTGTGCTGATGACTGGAGCGGAGACACGTGCTCTAAAGGTGCGATGGttaaaacagcaggaaacaaaCCTTTAACTGAATATTTCACGTTTATTTTACTGCATTTTTCATAACTGTGGATTTAAACTGATCACATCAGCTCTTTCAAATGTTTCCTCTTAGAAAATTTCTGCAAAGCCGAGAAACTAAATGAACTCAATTTTCCTCCCACACCTGTCGGCTGGTTCTCGTACTCTGAGGAACTCTGTCTGGAAGGATCCGGTGGTGAGTTTttagaaatatataataatactaTAGTATATTTATATCATAAGCCAATGGTGAGTTTTTCCATCCAGCTGGTAAACCTAGAGCTGCCACCAGATGTTCCAACAACCACGGATCACTGGGTTTCCAACGTCCTCAGTTTCTCCAGTGCAGCCTGACGCTCAGCGACATTCTGCAAAATGTAAGAAACTGTTTTTACAGTTgaaacctttttaaaacaatcacacGATGGAACGTCCCACGTTCATTTTCATACCAGCTGCAGTTTGATGATAACTGTCGCTGTGTTAACGTCCAGCTCATAAAGATGATCAATGAAGATAAATATCCACGATGATAAGGCTTCACTTTGAGGAGCCGTccagtcgtccatctttatttacagtccacaATTTGTCCCTCAGATCACCAGTGTGGAAGATTATGACATGTTGGCGACCAGCGCTCAAATTCTGACGTCCAATCCTGAAGAGCTGACGGCTGAAAACGTGACGACAGCCGCTGAGATCAccaacatgctgctgctgtctccAAACATCACAGAGGTATCAACCACCGCTTCAAACTAAGAGCACAGGGTTTGATCTGCGTTTCAAACATCCACAGCTTCTGGATCTGTTCTACCTGTGTTactgtttgtgttgcagagtgCCAGGACAGCAGCAGTAGCCACAGTCAGTCAGCTGCTCAACGCCAGGGTCCTGGACGACACCGAGGAAAACACCGCCACTCTGAAGTCAACAAACTTTTCTTTACAAAGATTTCTCTCAGAAAACTCTGAATATAGTTAAATATATGCATGCATACGTTCGAGGGTTTATTTGttgctttctctttctcagtgtAGAAACTGGTTTGTCTTTGAGTTGAGCTCCAGTATTTTACTCTCGTGTTTTTCTTGTGCAGCCTGACGCAAactctggatgagctgcatctgAAACTCAGATCTGACCCGAACACGTTCGAGTCTCAGGTGGTTCAACCGAACCTGGTGGTGCAGTCGGCTCAAGTCAGTGCTGCCGACACTCAGGGAGTCCAGTTCACGTCGCTCAAAGGTTAGTGACCAGCTGAAGCTGCGTTTCCTCTGGGTTCAGTTTGAGAAATGTATTCTAATCCAGTCCACCAGTAACATTAGCAATGTTAACGCTAAATGAACcgagcaacacaacaacacatggaAATTCAGATTCAGGAGAGACGAGTtacaaactgtatttaaaacACCTGAAATTACTTGAAATCAGAAAACTGATTCTACGAGCCAATCAGGCATCTTCAACATCTTAAGCCCCACCCCAAAGCTTCCTGTGCGTTTGTTAAATTATCACTAAATCTGTCATCTTGTTTCAGGAACATCTGGCAGTTTTGTATCTGACCGGATTCAGCTGAACACCAACACGTCGACTGTTGTGGTGGAAAACGGGTTCGTAGCCGACGCCCTGATCCACGTACAGTTCGCACCAGGTGAGTCTTCTGCTCTGGAGACATTTATAAAGTCATAAGATCAACAGACTCAACTACAGCAGAACTTTCTGCCTTGTGTTATTTGTAACATGTGAATTTGTCCctgaagaagctgcagacagAAATCCGGAGCAGTCCCGCGTCTCCCTGGGTTTCGTCCTCTACCAGAACAACCGGTTCTTCAGGTCGTCGCTCTACAAGGCGCGTCACTCTACCGTCAGGGTCCTGTCGGCCAGCGTCAGGGGGCAGAATCACAGAGTGGTGCCACAGCGTGTGGAGATGATGTTCAGACCAACggtaagaaaaacattttccttaTGTTTATACCGTTAATAGGGATTCAAGAGCTTCTTGAAGATAAAGAGCGACGCCCCTTCTGCTGGTTCAACCATCCACCAATCACACAGCAGAACAGTCTGCACTGTGATTGGCTCGTGAGCAGGGTCGGAGAAGCCAGGCGATGTTCTTCAGAGGAACTAAaaatggagaaggagaaagtaTGATTGAGTTCCGAACCAGAAGTTAATCTATACTCTGATTTCTCCGGTTTCTGGAGATAAACTCTCTAATCTCAGAATCTCTCCCTTTCATGACAGGTCAGATCAAAACTGAGTGTGAAGTCACTGATTGTTCCTGTGACAAGATTTATGGTTGTGAatgagtcggacccgacaacctgctgctgcaaaaAGAGTTTAGTGAATTGAAACGTGTTAATAAAGGAGATGACCCTGTGTCCTCTGTTTCAGTTGAGGAGCGGGACGGCTCTGTACGATTTCGCCTGCGTCTCGTGGAACTACACCCTGAACGACTGGAGCACCGCCGGCTGCTCCAAAGGAAACGCTTCAGATGGAGCCATGAGATGCATCTGTAACCACACCACCAACTTCGCCGCCCTCGTAGTGAGCATCACGACTGTGCATGGACACGTTGACAGTCTCATCAAACTGAACTCCACTGTATTTGAATGATGATAATTTAACATGTTGAGATGATTCTGTTTCAGTCGATCACAGACGTTTTCGGGTACGCTGAGGATCTGGGTTTGACTTCAAACTTTGGATATTCAATTTCAATCCTGGGTTTGGTTGTGACGATCATTTCTCTCATCAAAGACAAGTAAGGTCGATGTTCACACAGTTTCATCAATGATTAAACGTGTTTATAAAGTAGAAGAATCATTGATAAATTTAATCATTCATCAATGATTAAACTGTGATGATCCTGCTGCCGACACAACTGTCCAActtattttcactttcacttaataataatcaaagtgtttttattgattttcatATTCAGACATCAGACATCCCATCCAAGACAAAATAGGACTCAAAACATACATCACAAGTACAGGACAGTACACAGACAGAACAATAACAAGACAGATCCTACTACTAGACATCAGACATACCCACCACCCGTGTAGTCCAGACACTCTcgggttaaaaataaatacataaatagaaatgacaacaataataataataataataaataaaaaaatttaaattaaaaaaaatttaaaaaaaagggagggggggggggggttcagaagCTGCCAATTATGTTGGAGCAGATGAAAACTCACGTtcaaaataggaaataaaaggCTGCCAGACCTTAGAATATCTCTTAGTGTTGCCCTGCAAAGTAAATCTAAGATGTTCTAATTTTAGGTGTGTCATCACCTC carries:
- the LOC128431304 gene encoding adhesion G-protein coupled receptor G7; protein product: MLATSAQILTSNPEELTAENVTTAAEITNMLLLSPNITESARTAAVATVSQLLNARVLDDTEENTATLNLTQTLDELHLKLRSDPNTFESQVVQPNLVVQSAQVSAADTQGVQFTSLKGTSGSFVSDRIQLNTNTSTVVVENGFVADALIHVQFAPAADRNPEQSRVSLGFVLYQNNRFFRSSLYKARHSTVRVLSASVRGQNHRVVPQRVEMMFRPTLRSGTALYDFACVSWNYTLNDWSTAGCSKGNASDGAMRCICNHTTNFAALVSITDVFGYAEDLGLTSNFGYSISILGLVVTIISLIKDKESLQSNKQVKIALLSLCGSLLGFIITFLTGAVQSDKADDEPPALREPNVIPPTNEHVEPERISCTTVAFLLHFTLLATFMWISLYGHLMMEETFDNDPPEYWTYLSLALGWGLPAVVGGITMAITYTTADPQGYRQEEFCWLAALDKNKHFDFGKPMFWGMILPGTLIIIYNFVILIRISLERGRKCPDHTSSSCPLAVLVGFCCFFGYFVLNSTGGNHTVFSVLLCISGIIMGFLIFILFTAPSLRESVSDCDCPFSDKMPDINIREILCCSKTK